The window AGAATATATCTTGATAATTGAGTTTCTTTTGGGTCAGTGACTATTGAGGTCTGATATGTTAATTCATTTGTGTCTGTTCTTTTGTTATAGACTGTACCAGTGAACCCGAAACCTTTCTTGAACAATTTGACTGGAAAGCCCGTCATTGTGAAGCTTAAATGGGGAATGGAATACAAAGGTACTGTGATAAATTAGTTATATTTTCCTTTCTCCTTACCTTTCCTGGTTTGGATCTCTTATTTGACTGCTAAATTATTTTTATCtggttgtattttttttggtgtgtgggTGTGAAAAGGGCTTTGTACTGCCAgatcggtttttttttttttggggggggggggtagggtaCTGCATTCCgttgtatatttttttgtgtGAAGGGCTTTGTAGTGCTagatcgtttttttttttttggtggtgggGGTACTGCATTCCTTTATATCATGTGATACTGGAGAGTGGTACATACTTGGTAAAATGATTCCTGCATCATTAGTTTATTATCTACAAATTCAAGTCCATTCCCATAATGACTTTGGGTAAACATGTTTGTTGGATAAAGGCAAATCAATTGATGTTGCAGTGAAAAGAAACGTACATAAATTACTAACATAATGCATATTATGCAAGATGATGAGTGGATAAAATGAAGAatatgtacatatatgataagCAATCACCAAAGGATTCAATACTAATACCAAAAGAGACTGAGATTCTCCCCAtctttctttcaatttggaaatatatatatgatgtgTCACTAAAAGTTCCCCTGCATcaatatatatacacatacgtcttttattcttttcttaagATTTGCTTGATATAACTTAAATTACTTCTCCATATGTATTCAGCTTCAATCCATTCATGGAAGTAGGGAAGTTGATTGACATAGTTAAGTAGTTTTTAGATATCATTTGATCTTTTGTAGCTAGGGGTAATAATGAGTGCTAATCTCAATCCATTTTGATCCAGTGGGAGATCAGCTTGCGACAGGATCACAGGTAAGGAATGAAACCAGATTGTCATAGAAGTTTAATAACAGAGGATCCAGGGACCAGCTTGGGCCGAAATTCTAGTCAAAGGCTCTAATTGGATGGGAGAATATAATATCAGAGACCAGACTTGATCCAGTCAGATTCTCAGGATCTGAAAGAAGTCAGTTTCAGCACAACATAACATTTCTAGTGATTATCAGAAATATAAACTCAGAGTATGAACATAGAACTTGAAAATCAAGTTGATTGAAGTCAGACTTGAAATAAGAAAATCAGAAATCTGTCAAAAGATGGAATTTCGAAACCGTAGGATACTTTAGAACAGAAATCAATTGCTAAGTATGGAAACAGAATTGATATCCAAGAGTTATTAGAAATCTTACAACCCTTGCTAATATCCCAACTCCTGGTACTATGAAAAACCAAATAATTCTCAACCAAGCCTTGAATGTCTTCTTGACTGCTTCAAGCAGTGCCCAGGCCTGATgaggaatttttcttcttttcttcccttttctgaCAAACCCTTTTGAGTCTTCAGCAAAATCTCCCAACTACCAATCTCTTGAGCTTCAATGGTGGACTTAATTTTTTGAAAGGCAGGTGAACAAGGCTTATTGGTTTCAAACTCttcctctctcaatctctcttattttcttcttctttgaagcCCTAAAACACTTTCTTAAtcttctctctgtttttccttAGAGTTCCTACTCTTTTTGTGGGCAAATCCCGCACTTAAACATGCCAAAACCAAGCTTCATGCCAGGAAAAGGCTATCACTCTTTCTCTCGATGTCGGATTGATCTGATCTGGAGCCATTGGAAAAAGGACCCAGAGCTCTACAAATTTTATGTTTTGAGCTTCAACACAGGTAGAGTGCAAGACATCGAAAAAATGGGCCGGGAATGTATGTGCAAAACAGGTGTTCTGAACACAATCCGCTGCATTTACGTTCGAGATCATAATTCTCTCGTCCGAACTCGGATTGACCCAATTCTTGAGGCATTTAAAAGCTTACTCATAAGGCTAGAGTCTTCTAGTTTTGAGCTTCAACTCAGAGTTAGTGGAAGGGGGTCTGAAATAATGCTTGAAGCTGCTGGACGTGCAGAAACAGTCTTCTGAGCAGTTGTGCCTCTTCAACTATCTAGGCCACTTTACCCTGCCTTCGCTCCAACCTCTGTCCATACATACCAGCTCATGACATTCCTCAAGTCAACAAATTTCAATCACCCTAAGCTCACCCACTACCACCTCCAAGTGCCGGACACTCATTTGATAGTGTTTTGGCTGACAAAACTTCTTGGCACAAGTTGGAACGCTAAGATTTGAAATAGATCAGTAACTGGTTTAGGGGTAGCAAAGGGGTGCTGGCGTGCCGTAGGAATGAGGAAAGATGATGGGTCAGGTGGAAGATGAAGGGTCAAATtcatgaagagaagaagacaatAGGTTGAAAGTTAAAGAAGATAAGGGGAAgaaaatatgggagagagaaaaagaattcACCAAAACgtgagagggggaggggatgcTCAACACATTACTTGTGCCCGTAAGGCTTTAGTTTGATTTCTTCAATTCGTTTTCAAGACAGCTACAAACATTGGATTACAATaggtatttaaagaaaatgtaACTCTTGACTAAATAAATGCCTAGAAACTAACTCCAAGAAAGTTAGTTCTTGGCATACAACTATTGGACTCCCTAGACTAATAACTCACCTAGAAATTAATACTAATAAAGTATTAAAGACTTAGACTTTAACTCTTAAATTCCTAGTGTAAGAATTTAAAAAGTTACATTAATACACCTAGGATTGTGAAAGATAAGTAccgaaagaaaagagaagacacaTAATTAGAGACTCTAAAATTTTGGAAGCTTCAAGGATTTGACCATATAGGCCCCACAATCAAGGGAAACGCAGGGGTTGACCCCTGGCCAGCATACACCATGGCTGGGCTTGGTTCTTGGCCCTACAGTTTGGGTTTAGTTCTGATGTGGACCAAGACAGCATGAgagatcttcttcaagcttgATAGTTGATACTGCATCACTTCTCAGATGCTGTCCAGGAGGggagttgccaacaatgacaacacgaATGAAGCTTCTCTCTCAACACTGACAGATCAAAACATACAACACTCCCAACTCATTACTAGCTCACAGACTTCCTCTTGCTCAACATTTATATATGGGTCCATGTtcgaaatttcaccgaaatGAATCGAAATTTTGTTAAAATATAGATTTCCCTGTGTTTTGCATAGGGTTTCGTTTCGAATCATGTCGAAACCTAATTATTTAGCCCAAATTTTGacatttcggtcgaaatttcaaaCCATGCATACAAGGCTctgaggatctggatccaacaTTTGATCAATAATCAGCCGACTGGATCCGGATCTGGTCTTGGTTGCCTGATAATCCTTGATGGAAATGAAGAAAGATCAGCCAGTCTCTTGATGAAATGTTGAAATTTCAAACCATGCATACAAGGCTctgaggatctggatccaacaTCTAATCAATAATCAGCTGACTGGATCTGGATCTGATCTTGGTTGCCTGATAATCCTTGATGGAAATGAAGAAAGATCAGCCAGTCTCTTGATATTAGAGGTTACACATTGGCCATAGTCGATCCAGCCAATTCATTATTGTTGGGCCCATGGTTTCTACTTTAACCGAATAATCAAATCTATACTCAAGTATGGTTCGGAAGGGGCTTTTCCATTGAAGTGTTGAAGAACTTGTGATTTTCATATTCATATGTATTATGTATGATACCTGGTGATGCAAAGATATCACGCCCTGAATCCCTCATGCTGTTTTGGTCCACATCGTAACTAGACCCAAACTGGGGCCAAAAACCAAGCCCAGCCGTGGTATATGCTAGCCAAGGGTTAACCCCTGTCCCCTGTGTTTCCCTTGATTGTGGGCCCATGTGGTCCAATTCTTGAAGCTTCCAGAATTTTAGAGTTTTTAATTatgtttctcctcttttctttcgGTACTTGTCTTTCGCATTCCTAGGTGTATTAATGTAACTTTTAAATTCCTAGACTAGGAGTTTAAGGGTTAAAATCTAAGTCTTTAATACTTTATTGATATTAGTTTCTAGGTGAGTTATTAGTCTAGGGAGTCCAATAATTGTGTGCTAAGAATTAACTTTCTTGGAGTTAGTTTCTAGGCATTTATTTTGTCAAGAGTTACATTTTCTTTAAAAACCTATTGTAATTCAACGTTGTAGCAGTCTTGAAAATGAATTGAAGAAATGAAACTGAAGCCTTCTTGCCCAAGTAATGCATTGAGCTTGAgcatcccctccccctctcatGTTTTGGTGagttctttcctctctctcttccatattTTCTTCACCTTATCTTCTTTAAcctatcatcttcttcttctcttcttgaatTTGACCCTTCATCTTCCACCGAACCATCATCTTTCCTCATCGCTGCAAAGCACCCTTTGCTACCCCAAAACCAACTCCGATCTATTTCAGATCTTagccttccaagttccaacctgTGCCACCTGGTTACTTGAACATGATTAGTATGTCCATGTTGGTACAATGCATCACCAATCTTGACAATGGATACTGCATGAGAGCATCTATCGGGAAAAACATGGATATCTGCATGAATACTTCTAGTTTACGGCTTTCTAATTCCCTGTTATATCAAGTGTAGTTTTATTTCCTCCTAACAATCTCTTTAGGGTAAATGACATTTGAGGTACCCTCGTTTAATGGAATTTCACTTAAGATACCGAATGTTTGAACTTGTAGCTTATGAGATACCTCACGTTCATAAATATGATGTTTGAGATAACTAAGGTTTAATCAGTATTACGTTTGagattccttatttttttataatctcAGTTTTACCCTTGGTGTCTTCTCCGTGATGGAAGTGAATGGGGGAAAGAGAGCGAGAGGAGGAACCCGATCCGGGTTCACCGTTGTCGCCATTGAGGACTTGTGGGTCGGGTGTCGGTGGCCCTGCTGCTAGTACGTTGTCCACTATGAGCAGTAGTTCTAGCTCTTCTAGTTCGGTTTCAGGgaaaattgcaaaaaaatgtCGTGGgcccaaagagagagagagcgtatGGTAGGGAGCTCTTaaataactttcttttaattttcgggGTGagttctttccctctctctcttccatattTTCTTCACCTTATCTTCTTTAAcctatcatcttcttcttctcttcttgaatTTGTGTTGGTACAATGCATCACCAATACTGACAATGGATACTGCATGAGAGCATCTATCAGGGGAAAAAACATGGATACTGCATGAATACTTCTAGTTTACGGCTTTCTAATTCCCTGTTATATCAAGTGTAGTTTTATTTCCTCCTAACAATCTCTTTAGGGTAAATGACATTTGAGGTACCCTCGTTTAATGGAATTTCACTTAAGATACCGAATGTTTGAACTTGTAGCTTATGAGATACCTCACGGCTATTATGCTTTGATTACATAGTGTGGTCCTACGCGAATGCATTGCGAAAAATTTGGTgaagtaaatttgttttatgtttactgattgtagtattattatttactaattacatgcatttgacaatacctctctATTACATATATGCATATTTAGCATACTACTTCAACCCTAAGTATcgatataacaataggcttgggttggaaactcaacttattgatctttgtgaagCAAGTAGTGAAGAAGATGCGTCATGAAGCAATTTCTGATttacaatgaagtgagttcattttaTTGATGCTTtgaataagtagtgaagaagtacttactaattttccacgtgggtatagatcaaggtatttagggatgcattgggaagttttggaactcgAGGTTTGCGATGAggcgagcacgtggtgatcttggtaattcttttaagttttaaattacatatgtattgaaatttgaaagttgaaagttgaaacaacatttgacatgtctttttgttgtaaacttgtaatgttgaatggtgggtgttgtatgggaatcggctgaaaacttaagaagaatagcaattaaagtcctgcccaaacatgttctcgTATCCGGTTGCTGAGAGGAACTGAGTACCTTTgcgctcatccactccaagaggcgcaagattggggtctcaacgtttatccgGCATGGTGTATGTGCTACAACTTGAGGTCGAAaccgcaacacatacgcatgggacatgagggacgagaggggcaccattgatctagccgacatctttcaagttgactcacgatgaggaccctattgtggattagGTGAGGGATAGAgagtgagccagtgttggatgaggagggaggtaggccgaGGCCCATGATAGCCCGAGATTGGTgccgatgtggacgagtatatgggcAGACGAGGGTcggatacatgcaagggaagcctcacccataccattccagcccacccTCGTGCTGGTGATGATTAGCGATGATGAAGTCTGCAAGTCctcgaatgatgatgatggtgatgatggtgatctttggtggtggtgatggtgatctggtggtggtgatgttggtggtggtgatctttggtgaagaatatgacggcatgcgagagcgttatgtggtaggccaggaggccggGATTCGGCACTGTAGACCCGCTCCGATTCACCGGAGAGACACgcgtttgatcatgccacacaagatacggaccacggagcacgtgccccgcacccccaccctcgagaggcccctacATCACATACAACGGGGAAGCGTAGGGTAGCAAACACACGATTGCAACCTGATcaaatggacattgataacctatctagctcattggtggtttgagtatgggtgatagggagggaggaccttggacattggcgtgccccatcttttgacgcacatgccactccattggcatcggattatggtgcatcacaaccttacggtggatatggagatggatcatcatcatatgggcgtttagtggggtaggggactatgactaccgtCCAGTCcagggacatcttggatcatcttttgtagataacatctttgcataccctagcggacctagataCCAACCTCACGGCCATACATgcgccaatgccatcgcctctcttgcgccggcgccaacatcatatcacaatggatcatcttcttcacggatttggatcgattggtaaccctagtttatatcctaggataggttacctacgatcgttgatgattccatttacgtgacacttgtggatgactacactcgtttcttctccgattctataccgtggtccacatatgtcattcaaacagagagcaatgggcgtcgactccagcgaggcatgagtgggattgatccagggaggcacaagaactactattagcgtttagcacttgtaatttgtaacttaagttgtgatttcattaatctatgtgtatttaactatttatacattaaggtcggcgaccgtatgtcaatcaaggtgcaagcccaaaacaccaatttgaattcacatttttacaattttatggtttaaatgtgtttattaagcttaaataaggctgtccatgaagtttcaggcctaaatatggccaaatacccccgagatggaccccagaaatattgcagaaaaatgcaatatttcggaatATTcagcgatatctcggatatttcggatatctcggtaggcccgagataccgatatatcgcgagatatagtactatggtcgagggaaagagagattaaaaaaacaaagggaacaTATACCCTTTCAGTTCCCATCTAGATCCTGTTATGTGGGGGGTTATAGGCCATCTGCTAGTATTATAGTGTTTCGCTCTGTCATTTCGCTTTGAATCAGGTCTCTCTCTCCTTGCCGATTTGTGATGtatgtttttctgttttcttccaGATTTATAAAGCCGTTTCTTTTCAATTTCtgctgctatttttttttcttagggtATAACAATGGAATTGGTTCTCTGGGACTGATAATGAATGAGTTTAAAACTTTCTATTGGTTTCTGTTTGAATCATACAAAATTTGTTTGGTAGTTTGGCTTGATTGTCCTAGGTTTCTGCTGATCTCCTTGTTTTGCATGTTGACCGGTTTGGACAAGTTGGTGGTTTTTCCTCTAGAATCTGAAGAGGTTTATACTTACATCTGTGCGTTTATCCCATCCAATTGTATGAGACTTGATTTGGTGCCTGACATGAGTCACATGGCACACATTTTTGCTGCTTTGAGAAATTGAGAGGTGGACTTGATTCTAGAGTACCAATTTTGGGACAGACGGTCCGTGGTTGTTGGtaagaggagatggagaagatatcATAACTTTGGTGGAGAGGGATGGATTGCATATGGGAAATCAGACCACTTCCGATGATACTTTGATAGCAGAAACGGGAACTGAAGAAAACGGAATTGTAGAAGGTGGGGGCTGGGGCTGGGGTTGGGGCGGGGGACGATGGCGGCGGTGATTGTAGTGGTAGAATGTTATTGGGGGGTATAATTGGAAATATAAAAATAGATACCTTAAATATAATTTCATAAACATTGGATATCTTAAATGAATTTTCACCAAACTTCGGGTACCCCAAGTGTCATGTACTCATCTCTTTATTTGTCTTTACTAAAATATTAGATGTACATTCTTAGGAAATTTACTGTTGGGAAAAAAACTTAGATGAGTTGAGTTATAGTgtaaagaaattttttcttaAGAAACTTTGTAATTATTTGACGATTCACCAAATTTGCAAGGTATAAGTACCAAGAGAAAGGATGCTTAGCTTAAAAATAGGTGCAGAAGCATGTTATTTGCATATAGAATGAAATATCTGTATCACTATCCATACCTAGGTTTGTGGAAGTTAATAGCAACCTGTTCCTGTATTAGTGTTCATATTCGTTTCTGTATCTGAGCATATTGGATTGCTTCtatgttttttgtatttcttattttttcttttattttgttttttattctttttcagGTTATCTCGTCTCAGTGGATTCATATATGAACTTGCAGGTAATGCTTTTAGGTCCAAAAGTTGATTCAATGCATTCATTTAAGGTCTTTATGTAGATTTTGTTCCTTGTATTTATTATGAACCTTGCTAGCTTGCAATCTATCATAATGAATATCTATCTGATGAATAGTACATGCATCTTTCAGTCAACTGTATTTGACAATGTCTTCCTAATCCCCTGAAACACCCTGGGGTGGGGACTGGGTTGGTGAATTTACTGTCAAATTAGGTAACCATGTTTTTTGAACCTTGCCGGCATAAGCAATACCTTTCCTGGTTGCTTTGAGTAGGTTAGCCAAGACTGTTGATGTGCCATTGGAAGAGAATTCCAGTCTTTTTGCCATTGATTTTTCTTATATGTTCCCATTACAATGTACTCATTTGAATATCGATTTCTATTATCACTAAAGAGATCCTTTCGTGCAGCTGGCAAACACTGAAGAATATATTGATGGACAGTTCACAGGAAATCTGGGGGAGATTCTGATCAGGTAAGTGTCCCTAAGATCCAAGTGtaattttctttcattcttttcctttcctttccagtGCTTAAACTAGAAAAAGGGGAACGGAGAAGGGGAGAAGGGGAATTCCCAGACTAAATATACTGATGTGATTAAAATGGGAGAAACATGGCAGCATTAAGCATGTTAAAAGAGGGTGGTTCCTTCAACATGAGAGTGTGGGAATGAGTATagacctttttttttcaatgtctGGTTGTCTCAACCTTTTACTAAATTCGGAGGAAAAATCTAAGTATTAGCTCTAGATTGCGTGTTGGGTGGTAGTTTTTGTTCTTTGACAATTCCAAATGGTCCCTTTTCATTCAGGTATATATGATGTGGAATGTGGTTCCACCTAGTTTTATGATGACCCCTGCAGTACCATGCCATTTCTTGAACAGAATTATTAAATAGATCTAGCCCTGAACATTTGGATCAGTAATGGGTCTTTTTGTTTCCCTGCATTGTGCCTGCAGATGTAACAACGTTCTTTATCTTCGTGGTGTACCGGAGGATGAAGAGATCGAAGAGGCTGACCAAGATTGAGAGGATAATGCTGTGGTTTTTCGATGTCATCCTACTTGAGAGATCTAAAATCTGTTTTCGAAGTGCTTCTTAGCTCTTGGGTAATTTTACTAACAATTAGAGTTACTGAGTTTAAAGTTTTGAAATTAGGATGGTTGATTTTACAAATGTGGTCCTCATCTTCTTGTTTGTCTATTTAATTAGTTCCTGTAAGACCATCTGTCTGCATAAGACAATTGTATTATGTCATGAAACAAATCATCCAATCCCAAACTCACAAAAATAACAATGAACAATTGAAGCTAAAGAGATTTGAAACAGTTTCTTTGGTGGGATCTTTGGATAAATAATGCCAGTATGCTAGATGGCATCACTTTCATGTGGCTCTACTTAGGTCTAAAAAATCCCTCCAGCAGAATTTTAAAGATTAGGAAGACGGTGAAATGACCTTTGACCGGCCTGCATTGGAATGTCTTTCTGTGTGATACATCTTCTTTGTGCTATGTGGACGGATGTAGCTATTCTGACCGCTGGATGGAGAGGAAATGATTTGGTTCAGCCATGAGCCTAATTTCATAGTAATTCAATCAAGAGACTGGGATTGCTGCCAGGCTGCTTGCTGCATGGCCCTGCACCAGTGCgggggggccaatgggagtgcgtTTGCAAGCATCCAGCAAGGGTTGGTGGGACAGTCATTCGCCTTTCTTTGCCTTGGCGTAGGTGCCATGTTACCTAGCAGCTTTTGTTTACCCTTCAAATGAAAAACCCGCTCATGTATTGACAAGCATTCTGATGTATGTATGCAACACAAATATTGACTTTTTGTTGTCCTAATTTCttaaattcttgttttttttttttttttttttttaaattttgtaaaaAGGGGTTTTTATAGAATAGGAGAACATAAGGCCTCATTTTAACAAAGACTGAAGCCAAGGAGTGAGATATGACCATACTGTTATAGAAGACAAAGACAGGGCTTCATTGCTTGCCTCTCAAAAGAAATCTCACAAGATGAGAAATTAGAGATCATTGTGGATTCCTCAAAAGCATGGACTGCGGACTGAACAAAATCAATATGAGTCCAATTTTTTTCCCTAAAGATCTACAGAATCGGAGTCTTTGTCAGACACAGATCCTGCCCTCTCAtgatgtcttcttttttttcacaGGTGCCTCACATAATGCAATTCGAATCTACAGAAAGTTTGTTTTTTGCCGCAACATAGACCAACATTATTCGATCAACAATGATGATCATAGATTGGAAGGATGAATGGGTTCGAGTGAAAGAGATGATGTGGGTCTCATTATTTTATGATATTAAAAAGTTTTAACAATGATTATGGGAGAAGAAAAGATGTATGTACATGTGAAAGAGATGATGTGGGTCTCATTATTTTATGATATTAAGAAGTTTTAACAATGATTACGGGAGAAGAAAAGATGTATGTACAtgtaggtgaacgtacatgtgagaggcaaccaactgtcttttttattttcataaatacccctaaTCACCTTGTAAATGGCAATAATTGGACAAGTAGagcctctcacatgtacgtgcaCCTGCATGTACATGCAGAGTAAGAAAGTTTGCCGGTCACATGTCCACTTCTCACCATATTGGGAGAGTAAGTACTCCCCATATTTGAGGTGCTGGTCTGGACCTCTGTTAGTTAATTCACATTTAAAACGTGAATAATACGATCATACTatattttacccttttaaatGCGAACTCTCGTCTTGTTGCCAAAGAGTCGGCAAAAAACGGGTTCGGCAAGACTATCCGAttaaaacgtgtttaaaatgtgtttgacatttttttaaattaaaacaaatagaatcttggaaaaaaatattaaatatttagaaAAAGTAAAACTATAACagagtttttgaaaaaaaatattaaatatttggAAAAAGTAAAACTACATTTCCACCATCCACATTAAAAGCAAACAGCTTTCTTGAAAAGGATATTTATCAGCGTGATTTTCAAGTTGTGTTTTACAATGTAACAAACTAACAATATACTTCACCTTTTAAAGCCCACCCTTGCCCTCTACACTCTTGTGATATTGCTTTGCTATTCCCTTTAGCTGCGAGGAAGCTGatttaagcatcggagagtctttGTCGGACACAGATCCTGCCCTCTCACgatgtcttcttctttcttttccacaGGTGCCTCACATAGCGCAACTCGTATCTGCGGAAAGTCTGTTTTCTGTCGCAACATAGACCAACATTATTCGACCAACAATGATGATCATAGATTGGAAGGATGAATGGGTTTGAGTGAAAGAGATGATGTGGGTCTCACTATTTTATGGTATTAAAAAGTTTTAACGATGATTAcaggagaagaaagatggatGTACAt is drawn from Telopea speciosissima isolate NSW1024214 ecotype Mountain lineage chromosome 1, Tspe_v1, whole genome shotgun sequence and contains these coding sequences:
- the LOC122658450 gene encoding probable small nuclear ribonucleoprotein F gives rise to the protein MATVPVNPKPFLNNLTGKPVIVKLKWGMEYKGYLVSVDSYMNLQLANTEEYIDGQFTGNLGEILIRCNNVLYLRGVPEDEEIEEADQD